The Flavobacterium faecale genomic sequence GAACTACTAAAAAAGGCAGTTTGAAATTTGCTAAATAAATTGGTGTTTTTGTTAAACCAAAATAATCCTAAAGGCTATCTATAACGGATAGCCTTTTTTTTATGTGAAATTTATGAACTAAAGCCTTTTCCAACAATTGCAACTTACAGTTAAAAAATACTATCTTTACAAATTAAACGTTTTAAGAACATAAGTTACGTTTATCGTAACACTATATATAAAATTATGGCATGTACAAGTTGTTCAACTTCTGATGGTGGTGCACCAAAGGGTTGTAAAAATAATGGGACTTGCGGCACCGATAGCTGCAACAAATTAACAGTTTTTGATTGGCTTTCGAATATGAGTTTACCTTCTGGAGAAGCTCCTTTTGATTGTGTTGAAGTACGTTTTAAAAACGGCCGTAAAGAATTTTACCGAAATACTGAAAAACTAACATTGAGCATAGGAGATATCGTTGCAACCGTAGCCTCTCCTGGACATGATATTGGAATCGTTACTTTGACCGGCGAATTAGTTCGTGTTCAAATGAAGAAAAAAGGCGTGAGCCCAACTAGTAACGAAGTTCCGAAAATCTACAGAAAAGCATCTCAAAAAGATATTGATATTTGGTCTACAGCGAGAGACAAAGAAGAGCCAATGAAAGTTCGTGCGCGTGAACTTGCCATTCAACACAAGTTAGAAATGAAAATTTCTGATATTGAATTTCAAGGTGATGGATCGAAAGCGACTTTTTATTACACTGCCAATGATCGTGTCGATTTTAGACTTTTGATCAAAGATTTCGCCAAAGAATTCAGTACAAGAGTAGAAATGAAGCAAGTAGGCTTCCGTCAAGAAGCTGCTCGTTTAGGAGGAATCGGCTCTTGCGGTAGAGAACTATGCTGTTCTACTTGGTTAACCGATTTTAGAAGTGTAAATACCTCGGCAGCGCGTTACCAACAACTTTCGCTAAACCCACAAAAATTAGCGGGTCAATGTGGAAAACTAAAATGTTGTTTGAATTACGAACTAGATACTTATATGGATGCCTTGAAAGGTTTCCCAGATTTTGATACCCGTTTGGTTACCGAAAAAGGAGATGCTGTTTGTCAAAAACAAGACATTTTTAAAGGATTGATGTGGTTTGCTTACACCAGCAACTACGCAAACTGGCATGTATTAAAAATTGACAAAGTGCGCGAAATCGTGGCAGAAAACAAGCAAAAAATTAAAGTTTCTGCACTAGAGGATTATGCTATTGAAATCATTCAAGAGGTTGAAAAAGATTTCAATAATGCCATGGGACAAGAGAGCCTTACTCGTTTTGACCAGCCGAAGAAAAAGAAAAAACCAACCAGAAAACCAAGACCAGCAGCCGAAAAAATTGGTGCTGACAACTTGATTAGACCGGCTGCAGAAACAAAACAAAACCAGCCGAACCAGCCGAACCAGCCGAACCAACAAAAACCGGCAGGAAAAAAACCGGCGCGTTCGAATAACAATAAAAAACCGAACAATAATACAAACGGTGGTACCAATCCAAATGCTAACAAACCTGCTCCAAAAGCAGAAAACAACCCGAACCCACAACCAAGAAAACCGATAATCATTACTAAAAATGAGAATAAAAAATAGTTTTTTATTGCTTTTAATGGCTATCTCTCTTTTTTCATGTGATAAGAAGAGAGTTTTTGACGAATACAAATCAGTGGGAAGTGCGTGGCATAAGGACAGTATTGTTTCTTTTGATTTACCCGAATTGGATTCTACTAAGACTTATGATCTTTTTATAAATCTAAGAGACAATAACAATTATCCTTATAACAATTTATTCCTGATTGTCACTTTAGAAAAACCAAATGGATACACCAAAGTTGACACGCTAGAATATGAAATGGCAGCAGCAGACGGAAGCCTACTAGGTGATGGATTTACTGACATAAAAGAAAGTAAGCTATTTTATAAAGAAGGAGTTCGCTTTCGCGGAAAATACAAATTAAACATTAAGCAAGCAGTTCGAGAATCTGGAAAAGTTCCAGGAGTCACTGAACTTGAAGGCGTTACAGACATTGGATTAAGAATAGAAAAAAAAGATTAGATCGTATTATTTATGGCTACTAAAAAAAATAACACAACCAATACAGATTACAAAAGGTATACTAGAACGTTTTGGAAATTCTTCTTTTACGGAATCGGTGGTATCGCTGCATTTTTCCTTTTTGCTTCGTGGGGATTGTTTGGCTCAATGCCTTCATTTGAAGACTTAGAGAATCCAGATTCTAACTTGGCTACCGAAGTCATCTCCTCTGATGGTGTGGTTTTAGGGAAATATTTTCAAAAAAATAGGTCGCAATTAAAATATTCCGATTTACCAAAAAACTTAGTAGATGCACTAGTAGCTACTGAAGATGAGCGTTTTTACCAACACTCTGGTATTGATGGTAGAGGAACTCTGAGAGCCATTGCAAGCTTAGGAACTAGCGGTGGAGCAAGTACGTTGACACAACAGTTGGCAAAACAATTGTTTCATGGTGAGGGTTCAAAATTTCTTCCTTTTCGAATAGTACAAAAAGCAAAAGAGTGGATAATTGCCATTCGATTAGAGAGACAATATACCAAAAACGAAATCTTAGCAATGTACTGCAACGTCTATGATTTTGGTAATTATTCGGTAGGAGTTAGCTCGGCAGCACAAACTTATTTTTCGAAAACTCCAAAGGAATTAACCGTTGATGAATCGGCAATTTTAGTCGGAATGTTCAAAAATTCAGGTTTATACAACCCTGTGCGTAATCCTCAAGGTGTAAAAAACCGTCGTAATGTTGTTTTGGCGCAAATGGAAAAATCCAAAATGATTACCAAGGAACAAAAATTACAATTCCAAGCACTACCAATTACTCTTAATTTTAAATTGGAGAGTCACCGTGAAGGAATTGCAACGTACTTTAGAGAGTACCTACGTGATTACATGAAAAAATGGGTCGCAGACAATAAAAAAGCAGATGGTAGCGATTACGACATCTACAAAGATGGTTTGAAGATCTATACCACTATTGACTCGAGAATGCAAGCACACGCTGAGGAGGCCGTAACTGCGCATATGGCTAACTTGCAGGAAGAATTTTTTATTCAGTCAAAAGGAAACAAAAACGCACCCTTTGTCAATATTACGGAAGTAGAAACCAATCGTATTTTGAAACAAGCCATGAAACAATCCAACCGTTGGAATGTGCTTAAAGGCATGGACAAAACAGATGAAGAAATTGAAGCATCTTTTTACCAAGAGGCCAAAATGACTGTATTTACTTGGAAAGGAGAAAGAGACACCATCATGAAACCTATTGATTCTATTCGTTATTACAAACACTTTTTGCAAGCTGGATTGATGGCTATGGAGCCACAAACCGGAAATATAAAAGCGTGGGTTGGTGGAATTAATTACAAATACTTTCAATACGATCACGTAGCACAAGGAGCAAGACAAGTAGGTTCTACTTTCAAACCTTTTGTATACGCTACTGCCATCGAACAATTGAATATGTCTCCTTGCGACACTATTATCGATGCGCCTTTTACCATTCCGGTTGGACGTCATCACGTTACTGCCACATGGACACCAAAAAACTCTGACAACAGATACCGCGGAATGGTCACTTTGAAAAAAGCATTAGCCAATTCGATCAATACTATCTCAGCCAAATTAATGGACCGTGTAGGACCAGAAGCAGTGGTTGATTTGACACACAAATTAGGAGTGAAATCTCAAATTCCGTTACAGCCATCGATTGCACTTGGAGCAGTAGAAATTACGGTGGAAGATATGGTTGCGGCCTACAGTACGTTCGCCAATCAAGGAGTATACAATAAACCACAGTTTTTGAATCGTATCGAAGATAAAAGTGGCGTAGTGATTTATGAACCAATTCCTGAATCGCATGATGTTTTGAACAAAGACATTGCTTTTGCAGTCATCAAATTATTAGAAGGAGTTACCGAAGATGGATCTGGATCTAGACTTCGTACTACAGGTGGAGGTGGCGGTTCCAACCGTTGGACTGGATATCCATATTCGTTCAAAAACCCAATTGCAGGTAAAACAGGAACAACTCAAAATCAATCTGATGGTTGGTTTATGGGAATGGTTCCCAACTTGGTAACGGGTGTTTGGGTAGGTTGCGAAGATCGTTCGGCTCGTTTCAAAAGCATAACCTACGGACAAGGAGCTACTGCTGCATTGCCTGTATGGGGAGATTTCATGAAATTGTGCTACAACGATCCTGAATTAAAAGTTTCGAAAGAAGCATTTGATCGTCCACCAAATTTATCAATAAAAGTGGATTGCTACGTACCTAGAAAAGTAGTAGACACCACCGCAACAATTCAAAATACTGACGAATTTTCATTTTAAGAGAGCTTTTAAAATCGCCTTATGAAATCAGAAATAAAAATAGCAATCACTGCATTAGAAATAGCTTCCTGTTGGGAAGCTATTTCTATTTTACGTCCTATGTTGCAACAAGATCAGTTTATAAGCCAAATTATGGCCATGCAAAAAGAAGGATATCACCTTTTGTACATTCAAGAGAATGAGATCACAGTTGCAATTGCCGGTTATCGCATCTATTCTATGCTCTACGCTGGAAAAATGTTGTACCTAGACGATCTTTCTACCTTAGAAAATCAAAGAGGAAAAGGTTTAGCTTCACATTTACTAGCAAAACTAGAAGAAATTGCCGTACAAGAAAACTGCGTTTCGATTCATTTAGACTCAGGCCCTACACGCACTGTTGCGCACAAACTCTACTTTAAAGAAGACTATACAATTAGTGCTTTTCACTTTTATAAAAAAATGTAAGCACCATTTACTTTCATTATCAATTTTGTTTTTTCTTTCGAAAATAAAGCCTTAATTTTAAGATATCAAAGAAATTCAATTGACATGATTAAGAAAAACGTAAATACAGTTCAAGAGGCTCTTGTGGGAATCGAAAGTGGGATGACCTTACTTTTGGGTGGTTTCGGATTGTGCGGTATACCCGAAAATGCGATAGCCGAACTAGTTCAAAAAGGTCCTACTCAACTTACTTGCGTTTCCAATAACGCGGGTGTGGATGATTTTGGGCTTGGTTTACTATTACATAAAAAGCAAATCAAAAAAATGATTTCATCCTATGTGGGTGAAAATGCCGAATTTGAACGCCAGATGTTATCGGGAGAACTAGACGTAGAACTAATTCCGCAAGGTACATTGGCCGAACGTTGCCGTGCCGCCCAAGCAGGAATTCCAGCTTTTTACACACCTGCAGGCTATGGAACCGAAGTTGCAGAAGGAAAAGAAACCCGTGATTTTAACGGAAAAATGCATGTTTTGGAACACGCCTTTGTAGCCGATTTTGCTATTGTAAAAGCTTGGAAAGGAGATACTGCCGGCAACCTCATCTTTAAAGGGACAGCTCGAAACTTTAATCCTGTAATGGCTGGAGCCGCAAAAATCACTATTGCCGAGGTAGAAGAATTAGTAGAAGCAGGCACCTTAGACCCCAATCAAATTCATATTCCAGGGATATTTGTACAACGAATTTTTCAAGGAGAGAAATATGAAAAAAGAATTGAACAAAGAACGGTTAGAGTGAAATAGTTTTCAGTGTTCAGTTTTTAGTATTCAGTTTGGAATCTACTTGAGTTGTAGAAATTTTCAACTCCTTATTAAGAACCTTATATGAACTTATATTTTACTTAAAATTCTAAAAAAAGTCAATCAAAATAGAAAAACTTATATGCCTTATATGGTTTAAAAAAACAACACTATGTTAGACAAAATCGGAATAGCAAAAAGAATAGCGCAAGAACTCCAAGATGGTTATTTTGTGAACCTAGGGATCGGTATTCCTACTCTAGTGGCAAACTATATACCTGCGGGAATAAATGTCGAAATACAAAGCGAAAATGGTGTTTTAGGCATGGGGCCTTTCCCTTTTGAGGGAGAAGAAGATGCTGATATTATCAATGCAGGAAAACAAACCATAACCACCTTAGCAGGCGCATCCTTCTTTGATTCTGCTATGAGTTTTGCTATGATTCGTGGTAAACACGTAGATTTAACTGTACTTGGCGCTATGGAAGTAGCCGAAAATGGAGATATCGCCAACTGGAAAATTCCAGGGAAAATGGTCAAAGGTATGGGTGGTGCCATGGATTTGGTCGCATCTGCCGAAAACATTATCGTGGCCATGATGCACGTGAACAAAGCAGGCGAATCAAAAATTCTGAAAAAATGCACACTCCCTTTAACTGGCGTTCGCTGTGTCAAAAAAATAGTGACCGAACTTGCCGTAATGGAAATTACCCCCAACGGAATTAAACTATTAGAAAGAGCTCCAGGAGTTTCAATTGAACATATTATCGCCGCGACCGAGGCCGAACTTATTATTGATGGTGAAATCCCAGAGATGGTAATTGACTAAAAAGTATACTGTTTTGGGGTTACAATCCTAAAATATTATAATATTTTGGGGTTGTAACCCTATTTAATTATAAAATGTTATTAGTATCCCTTTTATTATGAAGCTAGACAATGGCATTATTTTTTTTACGGTTCTTTAAAACAATAATTTATTTACTAGCCTATTTTGCGTGAGGGATTGAAATGAAAATCCTTTTTTGGGGCTT encodes the following:
- a CDS encoding PSP1 domain-containing protein, which produces MACTSCSTSDGGAPKGCKNNGTCGTDSCNKLTVFDWLSNMSLPSGEAPFDCVEVRFKNGRKEFYRNTEKLTLSIGDIVATVASPGHDIGIVTLTGELVRVQMKKKGVSPTSNEVPKIYRKASQKDIDIWSTARDKEEPMKVRARELAIQHKLEMKISDIEFQGDGSKATFYYTANDRVDFRLLIKDFAKEFSTRVEMKQVGFRQEAARLGGIGSCGRELCCSTWLTDFRSVNTSAARYQQLSLNPQKLAGQCGKLKCCLNYELDTYMDALKGFPDFDTRLVTEKGDAVCQKQDIFKGLMWFAYTSNYANWHVLKIDKVREIVAENKQKIKVSALEDYAIEIIQEVEKDFNNAMGQESLTRFDQPKKKKKPTRKPRPAAEKIGADNLIRPAAETKQNQPNQPNQPNQQKPAGKKPARSNNNKKPNNNTNGGTNPNANKPAPKAENNPNPQPRKPIIITKNENKK
- a CDS encoding gliding motility lipoprotein GldH, whose product is MRIKNSFLLLLMAISLFSCDKKRVFDEYKSVGSAWHKDSIVSFDLPELDSTKTYDLFINLRDNNNYPYNNLFLIVTLEKPNGYTKVDTLEYEMAAADGSLLGDGFTDIKESKLFYKEGVRFRGKYKLNIKQAVRESGKVPGVTELEGVTDIGLRIEKKD
- a CDS encoding penicillin-binding protein 1A, giving the protein MATKKNNTTNTDYKRYTRTFWKFFFYGIGGIAAFFLFASWGLFGSMPSFEDLENPDSNLATEVISSDGVVLGKYFQKNRSQLKYSDLPKNLVDALVATEDERFYQHSGIDGRGTLRAIASLGTSGGASTLTQQLAKQLFHGEGSKFLPFRIVQKAKEWIIAIRLERQYTKNEILAMYCNVYDFGNYSVGVSSAAQTYFSKTPKELTVDESAILVGMFKNSGLYNPVRNPQGVKNRRNVVLAQMEKSKMITKEQKLQFQALPITLNFKLESHREGIATYFREYLRDYMKKWVADNKKADGSDYDIYKDGLKIYTTIDSRMQAHAEEAVTAHMANLQEEFFIQSKGNKNAPFVNITEVETNRILKQAMKQSNRWNVLKGMDKTDEEIEASFYQEAKMTVFTWKGERDTIMKPIDSIRYYKHFLQAGLMAMEPQTGNIKAWVGGINYKYFQYDHVAQGARQVGSTFKPFVYATAIEQLNMSPCDTIIDAPFTIPVGRHHVTATWTPKNSDNRYRGMVTLKKALANSINTISAKLMDRVGPEAVVDLTHKLGVKSQIPLQPSIALGAVEITVEDMVAAYSTFANQGVYNKPQFLNRIEDKSGVVIYEPIPESHDVLNKDIAFAVIKLLEGVTEDGSGSRLRTTGGGGGSNRWTGYPYSFKNPIAGKTGTTQNQSDGWFMGMVPNLVTGVWVGCEDRSARFKSITYGQGATAALPVWGDFMKLCYNDPELKVSKEAFDRPPNLSIKVDCYVPRKVVDTTATIQNTDEFSF
- a CDS encoding GNAT family N-acetyltransferase is translated as MKSEIKIAITALEIASCWEAISILRPMLQQDQFISQIMAMQKEGYHLLYIQENEITVAIAGYRIYSMLYAGKMLYLDDLSTLENQRGKGLASHLLAKLEEIAVQENCVSIHLDSGPTRTVAHKLYFKEDYTISAFHFYKKM
- a CDS encoding CoA transferase subunit A, which produces MIKKNVNTVQEALVGIESGMTLLLGGFGLCGIPENAIAELVQKGPTQLTCVSNNAGVDDFGLGLLLHKKQIKKMISSYVGENAEFERQMLSGELDVELIPQGTLAERCRAAQAGIPAFYTPAGYGTEVAEGKETRDFNGKMHVLEHAFVADFAIVKAWKGDTAGNLIFKGTARNFNPVMAGAAKITIAEVEELVEAGTLDPNQIHIPGIFVQRIFQGEKYEKRIEQRTVRVK
- a CDS encoding 3-oxoacid CoA-transferase subunit B encodes the protein MLDKIGIAKRIAQELQDGYFVNLGIGIPTLVANYIPAGINVEIQSENGVLGMGPFPFEGEEDADIINAGKQTITTLAGASFFDSAMSFAMIRGKHVDLTVLGAMEVAENGDIANWKIPGKMVKGMGGAMDLVASAENIIVAMMHVNKAGESKILKKCTLPLTGVRCVKKIVTELAVMEITPNGIKLLERAPGVSIEHIIAATEAELIIDGEIPEMVID